In Halomarina salina, one DNA window encodes the following:
- a CDS encoding O-acetylhomoserine aminocarboxypropyltransferase/cysteine synthase family protein, producing MSDDTNDRRIATDSLHAGQTPDPATGARAPPLYQTTSYVFEDAEDAAAQFALEKPGYIYSRLMNPTVETLQERLAALEGGVGAVATASGMAALDLTTFLLAEAGDNIVTASSLYGGTYTYLTHSVERRGISTRFVETLDYDAYAEAIDEDTAYVHLETIGNPALDTPDIQRIADVAHEHDVPLLVDNTFATPALCRPLEHGADLVWNSTTKWLHGSGTTIGGIVVDGGSFPWADHAEKYPEIAQDNPAYHGVNFAETFGEAAFTYAGIARGLRDLGNQQSPFDAWQTIQGLETLPLRMERHCENAMVVAEFLEAHDAVSWVNYPGLDSHPTHDNASTYLDGGYGGMITFGLAGGYDAARQTVESTDLASMLANVGDSKTLIIHPASTTHQQLTDEEKEASGVTDDLVRLSVGIEDPGAIIDDLEKAIDAAT from the coding sequence GGCAGACCCCGGACCCGGCGACCGGGGCACGGGCGCCGCCGCTGTACCAGACCACCTCGTACGTCTTCGAGGACGCCGAAGACGCGGCCGCGCAGTTCGCCCTCGAGAAGCCGGGCTACATCTACTCCCGGCTCATGAACCCGACGGTCGAGACGCTCCAGGAGCGCCTCGCCGCCCTCGAAGGCGGCGTCGGTGCCGTCGCGACGGCCTCCGGGATGGCCGCGCTCGACCTCACCACCTTCCTGCTGGCCGAGGCCGGCGACAACATCGTGACCGCATCCTCGCTGTACGGCGGCACCTACACGTACCTCACCCACTCCGTCGAGCGGCGCGGCATCTCGACCCGGTTCGTCGAGACGCTCGACTACGACGCGTACGCCGAGGCCATCGACGAGGACACCGCCTACGTCCACCTGGAGACCATCGGGAACCCCGCGCTCGACACGCCGGACATCCAGCGAATCGCGGACGTCGCCCACGAGCACGACGTGCCGCTGCTCGTCGACAACACGTTCGCCACGCCGGCGCTCTGCCGGCCGCTCGAACACGGTGCCGACCTGGTGTGGAACTCCACGACGAAGTGGCTCCACGGCTCGGGGACGACCATCGGCGGAATCGTCGTCGACGGCGGCTCGTTCCCGTGGGCCGACCACGCCGAGAAGTACCCCGAAATCGCCCAGGACAACCCCGCGTACCACGGCGTCAACTTCGCGGAGACGTTCGGCGAGGCGGCGTTCACCTACGCGGGCATCGCTCGCGGCCTGCGCGACCTGGGCAACCAGCAGTCACCCTTCGACGCCTGGCAGACCATTCAGGGGCTGGAGACGCTCCCGCTCCGGATGGAGCGTCACTGCGAGAACGCGATGGTCGTCGCCGAGTTCCTCGAGGCACACGACGCCGTCTCGTGGGTGAACTACCCCGGCCTCGACTCCCACCCGACCCACGACAACGCGAGTACGTATCTGGACGGCGGCTACGGTGGGATGATCACGTTCGGTCTGGCGGGCGGGTACGACGCCGCCCGGCAGACGGTCGAGTCGACCGACCTCGCGAGCATGCTCGCCAACGTCGGCGACTCCAAGACGCTCATCATCCACCCAGCAAGCACCACCCACCAGCAGCTCACCGACGAGGAGAAGGAGGCCTCGGGCGTGACCGACGACCTCGTGCGCCTCTCGGTCGGCATCGAGGACCCCGGCGCGATCATCGACGACCTCGAGAAGGCCATCGACGCGGCGACCTGA